Proteins encoded in a region of the Oncorhynchus clarkii lewisi isolate Uvic-CL-2024 chromosome 18, UVic_Ocla_1.0, whole genome shotgun sequence genome:
- the LOC139373371 gene encoding trypsin-3-like: MLIKLSKPATLNSYVQTVALPSRCPQADENCLVSGWGNTIPNGNSFPTKLQCLRQPIIDHRICENAYPHLFTENMVCSGFMHGGASSCQGDSGGPLVCNGQLQGVVSWGYECAQEGHPSVYARVCQYNNWISDIMSSN, translated from the exons ATGCTGATAAAGCTGAGCAAGCCTGCCACCCTCAACAG CTACGTCCAGACTGTGGCCCTGCCCTCCCGCTGCCCCCAAGCCGACGAGAACTGCCTGGTGTCCGGCTGGGGCAACACCATCCCCAATGGAA ACAGCTTTCCTACTAAACTCCAGTGCCTGAGGCAGCCCATCATCGATCACAGAATCTGCGAGAATGCTTACCCCCATCTGTTCACAGAGAACATGGTATGCTCCGGATTCATGCACGGAGGAGCCAGCAGCTGTCAG ggGGATTCCGGTGGACCCCTGGTGTGTAATGGTCAGCTGCAGGGTGTGGTGTCCTGGGGTTACGAGTGTGCCCAGGAGGGACACCCCAGTGTCTATGCCCGCGTTTGCCAATACAACAACTGGATCAGCGATATCATGAGCAGCaactaa